The genomic stretch CACGCCGAGCCCGAGCCCGAGCGCCAGCCCGACCAGCACGCCGAGCCCGAGCCCGAGCGCCAGCCCGACCAGCACGCCGAGCCCGAGCCCGAGCGCCAGCCCGACGAGCACGCCCAGCCCGAGCCCGAGCCCGAGTGGCAGCCCGACGAGCACGCCGAGCCCGAGCCCGACCGGCAGCCCGACGAGCACGCCGAGCCCGAGCCCGAGCGGCACGCCGAGCCCGACCGCGACCCCCGGCGGCGGCACCACCACCACCACGACCACCTCGAACGGGTCGACCTCGAACGGCACGAACAGCACCACCACGGTCACCACCACCGTCACGAGGACCAGCACCCAGGTCGCGACCGTCCAGGTCACCTCGGTGAGCACGTCCACCACCACCATCAACCACGGCGGCGGTGGCGGCGGCTCGACTCCTCCGCCGCCAACGCCGGGCACCATCCCGTGGGCCAGGCGGCTGGTCGACGAGCTCTACCTCGAGGTGCTCTCCCGCACCGCGGACGGCGCCGGCGAGGCCTACTGGATCGACCAGGTGATGGCTCGCGGGCAGGGCCCGGTGGCCATCGCCCACGCCCTTCTCGGCTCCGTCGAGTACCGCACCAACCTGGTGCAGAGCGCCTACTGGCAGTACCTGGGCCGTGGCGGCGACAGTGCCGGCATCGCCTATTGGGTCGACGCCATGGGGCGCGGCACGACCGACGAGAACGTCCGGCTCTCCTTCATCGGCTCCAACGAGTTCTGGACCAACAGCGGCGGCAATCCCAGGGGGTACGTGGACACCCTCTACACCGCGGTGCTCCAGCGCACCGCCGAGCCCTCGGGCGAGGCCTACTGGGTCGACCGACTGAACCACGGCGCGCCCGCCTACTCCGTCGCCGCCTCGCTCATCGGCAGCACCGAGATGCTCGAGCAGCGCATCGCCGGCTACTACCTCACCTACCTCTCGCGCACCGCCGGCTCCCCCGAGCTCGCCTACTGGGCGGCCGCGCTGGCCGGGGGCACCCGGGACGAGGACGTCATCCTCGGCTTCGTCGGCTCCAACGAGTTCCTCTCGAGGATCTGACCGACATCACATGCCGCGGCCGGGCCGCCGCGGCGACGGCTTCCCCGCAGGGCGTTCGGGGGGTGTGACCCCCGGGCGCCCTGTTCGCGTTCCCGGCCCCCGGAGGGGTCGGGATCAGGCGACGAGGTCGCGCAGCCGGGCGGCGCGGGCGGGGTCGCGGAGCTTGCTGAGCGCCGTCCGCTCGATCTTGCGGACCCGGTCGCGGGTCATCCCCAGCCGCCGGCCCACCTCCTCGAGGGTGCGCTGCTGGTCGTCGGCGAGCCCGAACCGGAGCTGGAGCACCCGCCGCTCCCTGGGGGTCAGGGTGAAGAGCACGTCCTCGAGCTGACCGGTGAGCAGGCTGCGGGTCGCCGCCTCGATCGGCGCCTCGGCCTCCTTGTCCTCGATGAAGTCCTCGAGGCGCGAGTCGTCGCCGTCGTCGCCCACCGGGCTGTCGAGGGAGACCGGCTCGCGGGAGATCATCAGGAGCTCACGCACCTGCTCCGGGGTGACGCCCACCTCCTCGCCGATCTCCTCGTCGTTGGGGTCGCGCCCCAGCTCCTGGGAGAGGCGGCGCGAGACCCGGATCACCCGGTTGATCCGGTCGGTGACGTGCACCGGCACGCGGATCGTGCGCGACCGGTCCGCGATGCTCCGGGTGATCGCCTGGCGGATCCACCAGGTGGCATAGGTCGAGAACTTGAAGCCGCGGCGGTGGTCGAACTTCTCGACCGCCCGCATCAGGCCGAGGTTGCCCTCCTGGATGAGGTCGAGGAGGGGCAGGCCCCGCACCATGTACTTGCGGGCGATCGACACCACCAGCCGGAGGTTGGCCTCGATCAGGTGCTGGCGGGCGGCCTCGGAGCCGGCCTCGATCTGCTGGGCGAGCTCGACCTCCTGGCGCTTGGTGAGCAGGCTCACACGGCCGATCTCGTTGAGGTAGGCGCGCACCGGGTCGTCGAGGGCGGCGCTGCCGAGCTCGCCCTCCTCGACCGCACCGGCGGCGGCGCCGGGGGTCTCGAGCTCGTCGTCGGAGTCGTCGCCGACCGCGATGCCCATCGCCTGGAACGCCTCGGCCACGCGAGAGAGGCCGTCGGGGTCGCTCTCGATCTCGGGGAAGGCGGCGATGAGCTCGGTGGGCGTGAGGACGCCCTGGTCCCGACCCCGGAGGATCAGGACCTCGGCGCGGCCGACGAGCTCGTCGTCGATGGCGGCGAGGGCGCGGGCCGCCGGGGGCGGCATGGGGGCGGTCATGGTGGTCATACGTAGGGGAGCTCACGTAGGGATCGCTGCAAGACAACGGGCGGCGCACACGGCCGCTCTCACAGCATGCGGGCAGAGCCCTGACTCCACCCGTGCGCGGACACGAGTCCACCGCTCACCCACCACCATACCGCGGCGGCCCCGGAAACGCAAAGCGACCTCGCAACGAATCCTTCCGGCCCGTGGGCGGCCGGCGCCGGCTCGGCTCAGCTCAGCAGCTCAGCGTGGCAGAAACTCCTCGACCAGGTCACGGAGCGTCTGGCGGACCATGGCGGCGCCGTCGGGGTCGCCCTTGAGAAGCGCGCGGGCCATCGCCGTCGCCTGCTTCGAGGTGATGTGCGGGGGCAGCGGGGGCACATCCGGGTCGACCACCGCCTCGTAGACCACCGGCCGGTCGGCGGCGAGGGCCTCGTCACAGGCCCCGGCGACGTCCTCGGGCCGGTCCACGCGGATCCCGCGCAGCCCCAGCAGCTCCGCGTAGCGCGCGTAGGGCACGTAGGGGATGTCCTGCGAGGCCTCGAACTTGATGTCCCCGACCATCACCCGCTGCTCCCAGCTGACGAAGGCGAGGTCGCGGTTGTTGAGCACGAGGATGACCAGCCGCGGATCCTTCCATCGCCTCCAGTACTTGGCGACGGTGATCAGCTCGGCCATGCCGTTCATCTGCATGGCGCCGTCGCCGACCAGGGCGATGCAGGGGCGGTCGGGATGGGCGAACTTGGCGGCGATGGCGTAGGGCAGGCCGGTGCCCATGGTCGCGAGCGTGCCCGAGAGCCAGCCGCTCATCCCCGCGCGCAGCCGGATGTCGCGGGCGTACCAGCCGGTGGCGGTGCCGCAGTCGCAGGCGATCATCGCCCGGTCGGGGAGGCGGGAGGAGAGCTCCCAGAAGACCCGCTGGCCGTTCACCGGGTCGGCGTCGTTCATCGCCCGGGCCTCGACGACCTTCCACCAGTCCTCGACCCAGCCCTCGACCTGGCGCCGCCAGCCGCGGTCCTCCTGGCGCCGGAGCCGTGGCAGCAGCGCCCGCAGGGTGGCGGCGCTGTCGCCGAGGAGGTTGACCTCCATGGGATAGCGGAGGCCGAGCATGCGGCCGTCGACGTCGATCTGGACGCCCCGGGCGGCGCCCTCCTGGGGGAGGAACTCGGAGTAGGGGAGGCCGCTGCCGACCATCAGGAGGGTGTCGCACTGTTGCATCAGCTGCCAGCTCGGCCTGGTGCCGAGCAGGCCGATGGCGCCGGTGACCCAGGGGAGGTCGTCGGGGAGCACCGCCTTGCCGAGCAGGGCCTTGGCGACCCCGGCGCCGAGCAGATCGGCCACCTCGGTGACCTCGGCGGAGGCGTGGAGCGCCCCCTGCCCGACGAGGATGGCGACCCGCCGCCCCTGGTTCAGCACCTCGGCGGCGGAGTCGAGGTCGGCGTCGGAGGGCACCGCCGTGGACCGCGAGATGCCGAGCCCGGAGAGGGTGAAGCCGTGCTCGTGCGGCGGATGCGCCACCGCATCCTCCTCCTGCACGTCGGCGGGGAGCACGAGCGCGGTGACCGTCCGCCGGGACACCGCGGTGCGCACCGCCCGGTCGACGAGGTGGCGGACCTGAGCCGGGTGGGTGGCCACCTCGAGGTAGTCGCCGGCCACGTCCTTGAACAGCGACGGGAGGTCGACCTCCTGCATGTAGCTGGCGCCGAGCACCGTCCGCGGCTGCTGGCCGACGATCGCGAGCACCGGTCGGTGGTCGAGCTTGGCGTCGTACAGGCCGTTGAGCAGGTGGATCGCCCCGGGGCCGGAGGTGGCCAGGCAGACGCCCAGCTCGTCGGCGTACTTGGCGTGGGCGCAGGCGGCGAGGGCGGCGTTCTCCTCGTGGCGCATCTGCACGAAGTCGATGAGCCCATCGGAGCGGCGGATCGCGGCGGTGACCCCGTTGATCCCGTCGCCGGGGTAGCCGTAGATGCGCCGGACACCCCAGGAGTGGAGGCGCTCGACCAGGAAGTCCGCCACCGTCTTCGCCATCGGTGCTCTCCCGTCTCGGATCCAGAGGGGTCCAGTGTTCCCCATGTGTACCCGCGCTGAGCGCTGCCGTGGTGAGAACCGGGTGCCCGGCGGTTCGCACCTGGCCGCGCCGCGGCGACCCCGCTACCCTGGGAGCCGGATGAGAGCCGTGGCGGTCCACCCCAGCGCGCGGTCGATCGAGGTGGTCGAGATCGCCGAGCCGGCGCTCGCCGCCGCCGACGGCGTGCTCGCTCGGGTGCTCGAGGTCGGGGTCTGCGGTACCGACCGGGAGATCGCCGCCTTCGAGTACGGCACCCCGCCGGAGGGGGAGGAGCGGCT from Candidatus Dormiibacterota bacterium encodes the following:
- a CDS encoding thiamine pyrophosphate-requiring protein, which translates into the protein MAKTVADFLVERLHSWGVRRIYGYPGDGINGVTAAIRRSDGLIDFVQMRHEENAALAACAHAKYADELGVCLATSGPGAIHLLNGLYDAKLDHRPVLAIVGQQPRTVLGASYMQEVDLPSLFKDVAGDYLEVATHPAQVRHLVDRAVRTAVSRRTVTALVLPADVQEEDAVAHPPHEHGFTLSGLGISRSTAVPSDADLDSAAEVLNQGRRVAILVGQGALHASAEVTEVADLLGAGVAKALLGKAVLPDDLPWVTGAIGLLGTRPSWQLMQQCDTLLMVGSGLPYSEFLPQEGAARGVQIDVDGRMLGLRYPMEVNLLGDSAATLRALLPRLRRQEDRGWRRQVEGWVEDWWKVVEARAMNDADPVNGQRVFWELSSRLPDRAMIACDCGTATGWYARDIRLRAGMSGWLSGTLATMGTGLPYAIAAKFAHPDRPCIALVGDGAMQMNGMAELITVAKYWRRWKDPRLVILVLNNRDLAFVSWEQRVMVGDIKFEASQDIPYVPYARYAELLGLRGIRVDRPEDVAGACDEALAADRPVVYEAVVDPDVPPLPPHITSKQATAMARALLKGDPDGAAMVRQTLRDLVEEFLPR
- a CDS encoding sigma-70 family RNA polymerase sigma factor, coding for MPPPAARALAAIDDELVGRAEVLILRGRDQGVLTPTELIAAFPEIESDPDGLSRVAEAFQAMGIAVGDDSDDELETPGAAAGAVEEGELGSAALDDPVRAYLNEIGRVSLLTKRQEVELAQQIEAGSEAARQHLIEANLRLVVSIARKYMVRGLPLLDLIQEGNLGLMRAVEKFDHRRGFKFSTYATWWIRQAITRSIADRSRTIRVPVHVTDRINRVIRVSRRLSQELGRDPNDEEIGEEVGVTPEQVRELLMISREPVSLDSPVGDDGDDSRLEDFIEDKEAEAPIEAATRSLLTGQLEDVLFTLTPRERRVLQLRFGLADDQQRTLEEVGRRLGMTRDRVRKIERTALSKLRDPARAARLRDLVA
- a CDS encoding DUF4214 domain-containing protein gives rise to the protein MSTSTTTINHGGGGGGSTPPPPTPGTIPWARRLVDELYLEVLSRTADGAGEAYWIDQVMARGQGPVAIAHALLGSVEYRTNLVQSAYWQYLGRGGDSAGIAYWVDAMGRGTTDENVRLSFIGSNEFWTNSGGNPRGYVDTLYTAVLQRTAEPSGEAYWVDRLNHGAPAYSVAASLIGSTEMLEQRIAGYYLTYLSRTAGSPELAYWAAALAGGTRDEDVILGFVGSNEFLSRI